Proteins from a genomic interval of Actinoalloteichus hymeniacidonis:
- a CDS encoding tetratricopeptide repeat protein — MSEEPGTHNELSGRARNVSQARDILGPVFQGGVHHHQAPQVEWPCRVGTLPPRAHCFQPRDTAARLSEVDNAADATPCRVITGLGGVGKTQLAAEHARQSWQDRRVDLLVWITADSREAIVSSYASAARKLGQSTSTDEHDDAESSRRFLEWLDTTDRRWLIVLDDVQNPAYLRDLWPPQQPTGRVLVTSRRQDSALAWRGHLVEIGLFTSQEATDYLHAVLAQRPALIDGAAELAAELGCLPLALAQAAAYLLDRRLSCSVYLQRFTDRRRRLAELFPRAENLPDDHHTTLATTWSLSIQLADQLEPAGLARPLLELAAMLDPNGIPKAVLTAPAALDYLTSMLSRTDPLQAEDAADALHNLNHLSLAAVDFDDPNRSVRVHALVQRATRDQLSDDNLAIVAHAAADALLDSWPEVDRDNEYGQALRANSDAVQTHGEEHLWHPNIHPVLFHSGASRGKAGFASDAAAYFQHLHEHAVRVLGSEHPNTLTVRSFLAGWQAEEGDAFMAIVEFESLLADQARILGPDHPDTLNTHNNLAVWRAELGDTAGAAVAIKTVLPAMVRVLGPYHSSTLSARGILANLRGKAGDVAGAVAEYEAILAAMLRILSPDHPRTLKTRSELANWRAEAGDTAEAIIEFEALVADRSRILGPDHPDTLNARNALAVWRARAGEVVAGALELEEVFRSMLRVLGPAHLYTLNARENLRSLQQQIGEMISAIGQFAAMIDKPSSDRPHAPTRFEEGVQNTDDAS; from the coding sequence ATGTCTGAGGAACCAGGCACGCACAACGAGCTGAGTGGCAGAGCCCGCAACGTTTCTCAGGCGCGAGACATTCTCGGCCCTGTCTTCCAAGGCGGCGTGCACCACCATCAGGCGCCACAGGTCGAATGGCCGTGCCGAGTGGGGACGCTGCCGCCGCGTGCACATTGTTTCCAGCCACGCGATACCGCCGCCAGGTTGTCCGAGGTCGATAACGCTGCTGACGCAACACCGTGCCGAGTGATCACCGGCCTCGGCGGGGTCGGGAAGACACAGCTCGCCGCCGAGCACGCACGACAGTCGTGGCAGGACCGCCGGGTCGATCTATTGGTGTGGATCACCGCAGACTCGCGGGAAGCGATCGTGTCGAGCTATGCCAGCGCAGCAAGAAAGCTCGGGCAGAGCACCAGCACCGACGAACACGATGACGCGGAATCGAGCAGGCGTTTCCTGGAATGGCTGGACACGACCGACCGTCGATGGCTGATCGTCCTCGACGATGTCCAGAATCCCGCGTATCTACGAGATCTGTGGCCACCCCAGCAGCCCACAGGCCGAGTGTTGGTGACCAGCCGCCGCCAAGATTCCGCATTGGCCTGGCGCGGTCACCTCGTCGAAATCGGCCTGTTCACCTCGCAGGAAGCGACCGATTACCTGCACGCGGTACTCGCACAACGCCCGGCCTTGATCGACGGCGCCGCAGAGCTGGCGGCCGAACTCGGTTGCCTCCCCCTCGCATTAGCTCAGGCCGCTGCCTACCTCCTTGATCGACGGTTGTCCTGTTCGGTTTACCTGCAGCGGTTCACCGACCGACGCAGGCGGCTGGCCGAGTTGTTTCCCAGAGCTGAAAACCTGCCCGACGACCACCACACCACCCTCGCGACCACCTGGTCCCTCTCGATCCAACTCGCCGATCAGCTCGAACCCGCCGGGCTGGCCCGCCCGCTGCTGGAGCTTGCCGCGATGCTGGATCCCAACGGCATCCCCAAGGCCGTCCTCACCGCCCCGGCGGCTCTGGATTACCTCACCAGCATGCTTAGCCGAACAGACCCGCTTCAGGCCGAGGACGCAGCAGACGCGCTGCACAACCTAAACCACCTCAGCCTGGCCGCCGTCGACTTCGACGATCCGAACCGCAGCGTGCGAGTGCACGCCTTGGTGCAACGTGCTACTCGTGATCAACTCTCTGACGACAATCTCGCCATCGTCGCCCACGCCGCAGCCGACGCACTCCTGGACAGCTGGCCGGAGGTCGATCGCGACAACGAGTATGGGCAAGCCCTGCGCGCCAACAGCGACGCTGTACAGACTCACGGCGAAGAACACCTCTGGCACCCCAACATCCATCCCGTGCTTTTCCACTCGGGCGCTAGCAGAGGCAAAGCCGGTTTTGCTTCCGACGCAGCCGCCTACTTCCAGCATCTCCACGAACACGCTGTCCGAGTGCTCGGTTCGGAACATCCGAACACCCTGACCGTCCGCAGTTTCCTCGCAGGCTGGCAAGCTGAGGAAGGTGATGCGTTCATGGCGATCGTCGAATTCGAATCACTGCTCGCCGATCAAGCTCGCATACTGGGTCCCGACCACCCCGACACCCTGAACACCCACAACAATCTCGCAGTCTGGCGGGCCGAGCTCGGGGACACGGCCGGGGCAGCAGTCGCGATCAAGACCGTCTTGCCTGCCATGGTTCGCGTGCTGGGGCCCTACCACTCGAGCACGCTGAGCGCCCGTGGCATTCTGGCCAACCTGCGAGGTAAGGCGGGCGATGTGGCCGGGGCCGTCGCCGAATACGAAGCCATCCTCGCTGCCATGCTTCGTATACTGAGTCCCGATCACCCGCGCACCCTGAAAACCCGAAGCGAGCTCGCGAACTGGCGGGCTGAGGCGGGAGACACCGCCGAAGCGATCATTGAGTTCGAGGCCCTAGTCGCCGATCGATCGCGCATACTGGGGCCCGACCACCCGGACACCCTGAATGCCCGCAACGCCCTTGCAGTTTGGCGAGCTAGGGCTGGCGAGGTCGTAGCGGGAGCCCTCGAACTAGAAGAAGTCTTCCGTTCCATGCTTCGCGTACTAGGGCCCGCCCACCTGTACACCCTGAATGCTCGGGAGAATCTCAGGTCTCTGCAACAACAGATAGGAGAAATGATCAGTGCGATAGGCCAATTCGCAGCCATGATCGACAAACCTTCCTCCGATCGACCGCACGCCCCGACTCGCTTCGAGGAGGGAGTTCAGAATACCGACGATGCCAGCTGA
- a CDS encoding ABC transporter permease, with the protein MTLRAIGALVAANLRRQTRDRMGLFFMVVMPFITIIFVGLAMGGNSSGSQIPIGVVAQNPDSTGEAILAELRNNSSLAVEEVESADALQDAVRQGSVAAGLVIPTGSTELDLVMTQMNGTGMAARSAIDASVGKVAGVLEATRAAESAGSSPEQAAADVQAAQEDAVSVSVATSGSGDGTPSGFAYTAPANLLLFTFINSMAVAAALVESRRLGMTRRTLAAPVSQRAVLLGEAVSRLLVAVVQAVLITVVSSLMFGINWGDPLAVVAIVGSFCLVATGAAMLMGSLAKSSSHPPALGPPIGIILGMLGGCFWPREVAPDALNAVGYAFPHAWAMDALIALTTPGTGISQVLLEVGVLLGMAVVMMVIAIAVFRRRNLVVS; encoded by the coding sequence ATGACGCTGCGTGCCATCGGCGCGCTGGTCGCCGCCAACCTCCGCCGTCAGACCCGCGACCGGATGGGTCTGTTCTTCATGGTGGTGATGCCGTTCATCACCATCATCTTCGTGGGGCTCGCCATGGGCGGGAACTCCTCGGGTTCGCAGATCCCGATCGGAGTCGTCGCCCAGAACCCCGATTCCACGGGCGAGGCGATCCTCGCCGAACTCCGCAACAACTCATCCTTGGCCGTCGAAGAGGTCGAGAGCGCGGATGCCCTGCAAGATGCGGTGCGCCAGGGTTCCGTGGCCGCCGGTCTGGTGATCCCCACCGGCTCCACCGAGCTGGATCTGGTCATGACCCAGATGAACGGCACCGGCATGGCGGCCCGCAGCGCCATCGACGCCTCGGTCGGCAAGGTGGCAGGCGTCCTGGAGGCCACCAGGGCGGCCGAATCGGCGGGCTCCTCCCCGGAGCAGGCCGCAGCCGATGTCCAAGCCGCGCAGGAGGATGCGGTCTCGGTCTCGGTCGCCACCTCCGGTTCCGGTGACGGCACGCCGTCCGGCTTCGCCTACACCGCGCCGGCGAACCTACTGCTGTTCACCTTCATCAACTCGATGGCGGTGGCCGCGGCACTGGTCGAGAGTCGCAGGCTCGGCATGACCCGGCGGACCCTGGCCGCGCCCGTGTCCCAACGGGCCGTGTTGCTCGGTGAGGCCGTCAGCCGATTGCTGGTGGCGGTGGTGCAGGCCGTGCTCATCACCGTGGTCAGCAGCCTGATGTTCGGCATCAACTGGGGTGATCCGCTGGCCGTGGTGGCGATCGTCGGTTCGTTCTGTCTGGTAGCCACGGGTGCGGCGATGCTGATGGGCAGCCTCGCGAAGTCGAGTTCCCATCCGCCCGCGCTCGGCCCGCCCATCGGCATCATCCTGGGCATGCTCGGCGGCTGCTTCTGGCCGAGGGAGGTAGCCCCGGATGCGTTGAACGCGGTCGGCTACGCCTTCCCACATGCCTGGGCAATGGACGCCCTGATCGCGTTGACCACGCCGGGCACCGGCATCAGCCAGGTGCTCCTCGAAGTAGGCGTGTTGCTGGGCATGGCCGTGGTGATGATGGTGATCGCCATCGCCGTGTTCCGGCGGCGGAATCTGGTGGTGAGTTAG
- a CDS encoding DUF397 domain-containing protein, with translation MKPLRAWKKSSRSAVQTSCVEVGWAPGVVGIRDTKNRDSGTLLLDRPAFTSFLAAVKADRIR, from the coding sequence GTGAAGCCTCTACGGGCATGGAAGAAGTCGAGTCGTAGCGCGGTCCAGACCTCGTGTGTCGAAGTCGGCTGGGCGCCGGGCGTGGTGGGTATCCGCGATACCAAGAACAGAGACAGTGGGACGTTACTGCTGGATAGACCCGCCTTCACAAGCTTCCTCGCCGCAGTGAAAGCCGATCGGATTCGCTAA
- a CDS encoding NAD-dependent epimerase/dehydratase family protein, whose amino-acid sequence MSEQGGLVSRSAGSRIAVLGASGFIGSTVVAALARRHPEAGLRLVARGRSPVPPEAENIEVITADLTDSDALAEAVADADVVLNLLLYTGGGTWRAAEEDPRSEQVNVGVTRDLVRILRRVRRPGPAPIVVVPGSTSQLGPGGSGLVDGTEIDEPATVYDRQKSAAERVLLDAAAEGILRGVSLRLPTIFGATPNAVDRGVVTAMARRALVGESLTVWGDGSVERDLLCVDDVAQAVLACVDHADELSGSHWLIGTGQGVSLQTLFTTIAEVVASETGRPTVDVVSVAPPEHATEMDFRSIIADPARFRAVTGWRAEIPLRAAVRQTVAALVAG is encoded by the coding sequence TTGTCTGAGCAGGGCGGCCTGGTGTCCCGGTCGGCGGGTTCGCGGATCGCGGTGCTGGGTGCCTCGGGGTTCATCGGTTCGACGGTCGTGGCGGCGCTGGCCCGCCGCCACCCGGAGGCCGGATTGCGGCTGGTAGCACGGGGACGAAGCCCGGTGCCGCCGGAAGCGGAGAACATCGAGGTCATCACCGCGGACCTCACCGACTCGGACGCACTGGCCGAGGCGGTGGCCGACGCCGATGTGGTGTTGAACCTGCTGCTCTACACGGGCGGCGGCACCTGGCGGGCGGCCGAGGAGGATCCGAGGAGCGAACAGGTCAATGTCGGGGTGACCCGCGATCTGGTCCGCATCCTGCGCCGGGTTCGGCGGCCTGGTCCAGCGCCGATCGTCGTGGTGCCCGGCTCGACGTCACAGCTCGGGCCCGGCGGTTCGGGTTTGGTCGATGGAACGGAGATCGACGAGCCCGCCACGGTGTACGACCGCCAGAAGTCGGCGGCCGAACGGGTGTTGCTCGACGCGGCGGCCGAGGGCATCCTGCGCGGGGTCTCGCTGCGCCTACCCACGATTTTCGGCGCAACCCCGAACGCGGTGGACCGGGGCGTGGTCACGGCGATGGCTCGGCGGGCGTTGGTGGGCGAGAGCCTGACCGTGTGGGGCGATGGCAGTGTGGAACGGGATCTGCTGTGTGTCGACGATGTCGCGCAGGCAGTGCTTGCCTGTGTCGATCACGCCGATGAACTATCGGGTTCGCATTGGCTGATCGGCACCGGGCAGGGCGTCTCGTTGCAGACCCTGTTCACCACGATCGCCGAGGTGGTGGCCTCGGAAACCGGGCGCCCGACGGTCGATGTCGTGTCGGTGGCTCCGCCGGAGCATGCCACCGAGATGGATTTCCGCAGCATCATCGCCGATCCGGCGAGGTTCCGGGCCGTGACCGGCTGGCGGGCCGAGATCCCGCTGCGGGCCGCAGTGCGGCAGACGGTGGCGGCTTTGGTTGCCGGTTGA
- a CDS encoding tetratricopeptide repeat protein, which yields MSEEAGTRNEISGTVHNALQAGTIHGNVFQGGVHHHHAPPVEWPCRVGVLPPRAHCFQQRDVGAALSTTVAWQVITGLGGVGKTQLAADIARQTWQHRQVDLLVWITASSREAVISSYAAAATKVGHYVGDRGDEEASRRFLEWLDTTDRRWLIVLDDVQNPAHLRGLWPPQQPTGRVLLTSRRRDAALIRRGQLREVGLFTPSEATDYLHAVLAERPALVEGSTALATELGLLPLALAQAAAYLLDRQLSCATYLQRFTDRRRRLAELFPDVDSLPDDHHATLATTWSLSIELADQLEPAGLARPLLELASVLDPNGIPAAVFGSLGALDHLTTRLAPTGQVHAEDAQDALHNLHRLSLVAVELDDPYRSVRVHALVQRATREQLPADDLATIARAAADALFDSWPTIARDTEYEQILRDNTDTLHAQDGDHLWDSGCHSVLFRAGRSRSRTGLASEAARYFHDLYELANEILGPDHPDTFAARSDLAASRGEAGDAAGAAAAFQALFADRLRVNGPDHPDSLIARSNLISWRGEAGDVDGAVEECEALLTDELRVLGPDHPDTLTTRSNLASWRAESGDVLRALDEFEAVLVDRVRILGPHHPDTLGTRGNLASWRGEAGNAARAAADFEELLTAVDQVLGPDHPDTLSVRSNLASWCGELGDVAEAISRFEALLADRIRILGAHHPQTLGARNNLAYWRGEAGDTAGAIVEFEILLADHSRVLGPEHPHTLTIRGNLARWRGESGDAAQAVADLEALLADQTRVLSSHHPNTWATAHNLDFWRDEVEEGRGGTVGLG from the coding sequence ATGTCTGAGGAAGCAGGCACCCGCAACGAGATCAGCGGCACCGTGCACAACGCCCTGCAGGCCGGAACCATCCACGGCAACGTCTTCCAGGGCGGCGTGCACCACCATCACGCCCCACCGGTGGAATGGCCCTGCCGGGTGGGTGTGCTCCCTCCCCGCGCGCACTGCTTCCAGCAACGCGACGTCGGCGCCGCACTCAGCACAACGGTGGCGTGGCAGGTGATCACCGGTTTGGGCGGCGTTGGCAAGACACAACTCGCCGCCGACATCGCCCGACAGACCTGGCAACACCGGCAGGTCGACCTGTTGGTATGGATCACCGCCAGCTCGCGCGAAGCGGTCATTTCGAGTTACGCCGCCGCTGCGACGAAAGTAGGGCACTACGTCGGCGATCGAGGCGACGAAGAGGCGAGCAGGCGATTTCTCGAATGGCTCGACACGACGGATCGCCGCTGGCTGATCGTCCTCGACGATGTGCAGAACCCCGCGCACCTTCGTGGCCTATGGCCGCCGCAGCAGCCAACCGGCCGCGTGCTGCTGACCAGCCGACGCCGAGACGCCGCGCTCATCCGGCGCGGTCAGCTCAGGGAAGTCGGTCTGTTCACGCCGTCGGAAGCGACCGACTACCTGCATGCGGTCCTTGCCGAACGTCCGGCCTTGGTCGAAGGGTCCACAGCGCTGGCCACCGAACTCGGCCTACTTCCCCTGGCGCTGGCCCAGGCCGCCGCCTATCTACTCGATCGGCAGTTGTCCTGCGCGACCTACCTACAACGCTTCACCGACCGACGTAGACGGTTGGCCGAGTTGTTTCCCGACGTCGACAGCCTGCCCGACGATCACCACGCCACCCTCGCGACCACCTGGTCCCTCTCGATCGAGCTTGCCGATCAGCTCGAACCCGCCGGTCTCGCCCGCCCGCTGCTGGAACTCGCCTCGGTGCTGGATCCCAACGGCATCCCCGCAGCCGTCTTCGGCTCGCTCGGGGCACTGGACCACCTCACCACCAGGCTCGCCCCGACGGGCCAGGTTCATGCCGAGGACGCGCAGGACGCACTACACAACCTGCACCGCCTCAGCCTGGTCGCCGTCGAACTCGACGATCCGTATCGCAGCGTTCGAGTGCACGCCTTGGTGCAACGCGCCACCCGCGAACAGCTTCCCGCCGACGACCTCGCCACCATCGCCCGTGCCGCAGCCGATGCGCTCTTCGATAGCTGGCCGACGATCGCACGCGATACCGAATACGAGCAGATCCTGCGCGACAACACCGACACGCTGCACGCCCAGGATGGCGATCACCTGTGGGATTCGGGCTGTCATTCCGTCCTGTTCCGCGCCGGTAGAAGCAGGAGCAGAACAGGGCTGGCCTCCGAAGCCGCCAGATACTTCCACGATCTCTACGAACTAGCCAACGAGATTCTTGGTCCCGATCACCCGGACACCTTCGCGGCTCGCAGCGATCTGGCGGCCTCGCGCGGCGAGGCCGGGGACGCGGCCGGGGCAGCAGCCGCCTTCCAAGCCCTGTTCGCCGACCGCCTCCGCGTCAACGGCCCCGACCATCCAGACAGCCTGATCGCCCGGAGCAACCTGATCTCTTGGCGCGGCGAGGCAGGGGACGTGGACGGCGCAGTCGAGGAATGCGAGGCCCTACTTACCGACGAATTGCGTGTGCTGGGTCCCGACCATCCGGACACGCTGACCACCCGTAGCAATCTGGCGTCTTGGCGAGCCGAGAGCGGAGATGTCCTGCGGGCGCTCGACGAATTCGAAGCGGTCCTCGTCGACCGAGTCCGTATCCTCGGCCCGCACCATCCAGACACCCTGGGCACCCGGGGAAACCTGGCCTCCTGGCGGGGCGAGGCAGGGAATGCGGCTCGCGCGGCCGCCGATTTCGAAGAGCTCCTGACTGCCGTGGACCAGGTGCTGGGGCCCGATCATCCGGACACGCTTTCCGTCCGCAGCAACCTGGCTTCCTGGTGCGGCGAGCTAGGGGACGTGGCCGAGGCGATCTCCCGCTTCGAAGCCCTACTCGCCGACCGAATCCGCATCCTCGGCGCCCACCACCCCCAAACCCTGGGCGCTCGCAACAACCTGGCCTACTGGCGTGGCGAGGCGGGAGATACGGCAGGCGCGATCGTCGAGTTCGAGATCCTGCTCGCCGACCATTCGCGGGTGCTCGGTCCGGAGCACCCACACACCCTCACTATCCGGGGCAACCTTGCCCGCTGGCGCGGCGAGTCGGGCGATGCCGCCCAAGCGGTGGCCGACCTCGAAGCCCTGCTTGCCGACCAGACACGGGTCCTCAGCTCCCACCATCCGAATACCTGGGCCACGGCCCATAACCTGGACTTCTGGCGAGATGAGGTGGAAGAAGGACGCGGCGGAACGGTTGGCCTCGGATGA
- a CDS encoding ABC transporter permease has protein sequence MLRALLVVSGHELRTRLRDGTALLIALVAPVALASMFGFALGGDDPPLQATIGIVDLDGGQFPASVQSEALDSEELEGILTLEAFDSEDQARSALDEDAIGAAIVFPPGFSDSVGEGQGGEVDVMTSEAAPLAGVVATSMVDRISALVEARTLAVRASLDAGIPSDEVGEFVEANGADGPALTLSSDPMTGGSIDSAVYYGSGMAVLFAFLVVGTSARSLLTERQNGTLSRIRAAPVPQWTAVAGKGIVGFGLALTSMCVTWGSSVLLFGSSWGDPLAVFALCAAHALAATAITMLIASGAKTDAQADGFNLGIAFVFAVLGGSLVPLYNLPDFLQTLALITPNGWASTGLSELAVSGGGIATVALPLAVIGGIALVTGALAALRFRKGLLG, from the coding sequence ATGCTGAGAGCATTGCTGGTGGTCAGCGGCCACGAGCTGCGCACCCGGCTTCGCGACGGCACGGCGCTGTTGATCGCCCTGGTCGCCCCGGTGGCCCTGGCCTCGATGTTCGGCTTCGCCCTCGGCGGCGACGACCCGCCGTTGCAGGCCACGATCGGCATCGTCGACCTCGACGGCGGCCAGTTCCCGGCGAGCGTGCAGAGCGAGGCCTTGGACTCCGAGGAACTCGAAGGCATCCTCACCTTGGAGGCCTTCGACTCCGAGGACCAGGCCAGGTCGGCGCTGGATGAGGACGCGATCGGCGCGGCCATCGTGTTCCCACCCGGATTCAGTGACAGCGTCGGCGAGGGCCAGGGCGGCGAGGTCGACGTGATGACCTCGGAAGCCGCGCCCCTGGCCGGGGTGGTCGCCACGAGCATGGTCGACCGGATCTCGGCGCTGGTCGAGGCACGCACCCTCGCGGTGCGGGCCTCGCTGGACGCTGGCATCCCGAGCGACGAGGTCGGCGAGTTCGTCGAGGCCAACGGCGCAGATGGACCCGCGCTGACCTTGAGCAGCGACCCGATGACCGGCGGCAGCATCGACTCGGCCGTCTACTACGGCTCGGGAATGGCGGTGCTGTTCGCCTTCCTGGTCGTGGGTACGTCCGCGCGAAGCCTGCTCACCGAGCGGCAGAACGGGACGCTCAGCCGGATTCGGGCCGCCCCGGTGCCGCAGTGGACTGCGGTGGCGGGCAAGGGCATCGTCGGTTTCGGCCTCGCGTTGACGAGCATGTGCGTCACCTGGGGTTCCTCGGTGTTGCTGTTCGGGTCGAGCTGGGGTGATCCGCTCGCGGTGTTCGCCCTGTGCGCGGCGCATGCGCTGGCGGCGACGGCGATCACGATGCTCATCGCCAGCGGCGCCAAGACCGATGCGCAGGCCGACGGCTTCAACCTGGGTATCGCCTTCGTGTTCGCGGTGCTGGGCGGCAGCCTCGTTCCGCTCTACAACCTGCCCGACTTCCTCCAGACCCTGGCGTTGATCACGCCGAACGGCTGGGCGTCGACCGGGCTGTCGGAACTCGCGGTCTCCGGCGGCGGCATCGCCACGGTGGCCCTGCCGCTCGCGGTGATCGGCGGAATCGCGTTGGTCACGGGCGCGCTCGCCGCGCTCCGCTTCCGGAAAGGACTACTCGGATGA
- a CDS encoding helix-turn-helix domain-containing protein gives MVRKVVSPRTRALGAALKGAREAKGLTVRELARRLGINAMAVSRIENGTRVVGVEDVAAILGALSTSVAEREQVLAIAREAESPNWSVIGSPGVPTQLTALVAYEREARSITEVNPLLVPGLLQSREYARAIVGSGTANAEELEQRVNYRLARQDVLTGRNAPHYLAIITESVLRIPVGGHLAMAEQCIRLLSMVERSNVDIQVIPDRAGAHVGLAGEFVYIESDHSPPVAHLEHLSASALVTKPRDLVVFQRAVDTLRTVSMSTNESIELIRLFATHHESESS, from the coding sequence ATGGTCCGCAAGGTCGTGTCGCCCAGGACGAGAGCGTTGGGCGCAGCGCTCAAGGGTGCAAGAGAAGCAAAAGGCTTGACCGTGCGCGAACTTGCACGACGGCTCGGCATCAATGCCATGGCCGTCTCTCGGATCGAGAACGGAACACGGGTCGTCGGGGTTGAAGACGTCGCCGCGATCCTGGGCGCACTCAGCACGAGTGTTGCCGAGCGAGAGCAGGTGCTCGCCATCGCCAGGGAAGCAGAGTCCCCGAACTGGTCCGTGATCGGATCACCCGGGGTGCCCACGCAACTCACGGCACTGGTCGCCTATGAGCGCGAAGCCCGGAGCATCACCGAAGTCAACCCGTTGCTCGTGCCCGGCCTGTTGCAGAGCCGCGAGTACGCCCGAGCCATCGTCGGTTCCGGTACAGCAAATGCAGAGGAACTTGAGCAACGCGTCAACTATCGATTGGCTCGGCAAGATGTCCTCACCGGCAGAAACGCTCCGCACTATCTTGCGATCATCACCGAGTCGGTGCTTCGCATCCCGGTCGGCGGTCACCTCGCGATGGCCGAGCAGTGCATTCGTTTGCTCTCGATGGTTGAGCGGTCCAACGTGGATATCCAGGTGATCCCAGACCGAGCAGGGGCACATGTGGGCCTCGCAGGAGAGTTCGTCTACATCGAGTCCGACCACTCACCACCAGTCGCTCACTTGGAACACCTCTCCGCGAGCGCGCTCGTGACCAAGCCCCGCGATCTGGTCGTCTTCCAACGAGCGGTCGATACGCTTCGAACGGTCTCCATGAGCACGAACGAGTCGATCGAGCTGATCAGGCTCTTCGCAACCCATCATGAAAGCGAGTCATCGTGA
- a CDS encoding DUF397 domain-containing protein, with protein sequence MIEGWRKSSYSGTTTACVEVKRAPGMVGIRDTKNRASGMLSLPSTAFSAFLAAVKSDRVR encoded by the coding sequence ATGATCGAGGGATGGCGGAAGTCCAGCTACAGCGGCACAACGACCGCATGTGTCGAGGTCAAGCGGGCTCCAGGCATGGTGGGCATCCGCGACACCAAGAACAGAGCCAGCGGCATGCTGTCGTTGCCGAGCACAGCGTTCTCCGCCTTCCTCGCTGCGGTGAAATCGGACCGGGTTCGATGA
- a CDS encoding AbrB/MazE/SpoVT family DNA-binding domain-containing protein codes for MQYMRNMYNMYFMSSNDEETPEVVTGPGDRKFYGSVTVGERGQVVIPARARRDHGFEPGDKLLVLGNSDGLALMSAERLMEVLESSAVLSKLISSARDDTK; via the coding sequence ATGCAGTACATGAGAAACATGTATAACATGTATTTCATGTCATCTAACGACGAGGAGACTCCCGAGGTCGTGACCGGGCCGGGAGATCGAAAGTTCTACGGTTCCGTCACGGTCGGCGAACGCGGGCAGGTCGTCATCCCTGCGCGGGCCCGCCGTGATCATGGTTTTGAACCGGGCGACAAGCTCTTGGTGCTGGGAAACTCCGACGGGCTGGCGCTCATGAGCGCGGAACGCCTTATGGAGGTGCTGGAGAGTTCCGCCGTCCTGTCGAAGCTCATCTCGTCGGCACGCGATGACACGAAGTGA
- a CDS encoding alpha/beta fold hydrolase: MLKILGAVFGAVIVGGGLGIGSYAWNNTTFANRERNAVKKAGYVERTHELPTGVRLNYAEGPANGPAVLLVHGQGVAWEDYAPVLPQLAQDFHVFAVDVVGHGSSSRTPGRYDVNAIGADIAAFIDDVIGKPVILSGHSSGGLIAAWVAANEPAHIAGVLFEDPPFFSTEPARMPQQFNYVDLASPAHEFLQQDTETDFASWYMEHNAWLRYFGNGRAGIARHARNYRTAHPDSPLSIWFFPPGVNRSFQFMHEFDPAFADAFYTCQWQGDFDQQATLEAVGVPSILVHANWRITDAGILEGAMTDDDASRACTALPNCRIERVNTGHGFHGEDPRTFVRLLRELRDSIGLRSRREYPGADGEDLALH; this comes from the coding sequence ATGCTGAAGATCCTCGGGGCCGTATTCGGAGCGGTCATCGTCGGCGGAGGTCTGGGGATCGGGTCCTACGCCTGGAACAACACCACCTTCGCCAACCGTGAGCGCAACGCGGTGAAGAAGGCCGGCTACGTCGAGCGCACGCATGAGCTCCCGACAGGCGTGCGGCTGAACTACGCAGAAGGACCGGCGAACGGACCCGCCGTGCTGCTCGTGCATGGTCAAGGCGTGGCCTGGGAGGACTACGCGCCCGTGCTGCCGCAGCTCGCGCAGGACTTCCACGTCTTCGCCGTCGACGTGGTGGGACACGGTTCGTCGAGCCGCACCCCCGGCAGGTATGACGTGAACGCCATCGGCGCCGACATCGCCGCGTTCATCGACGACGTCATCGGCAAGCCCGTGATCCTGTCCGGCCATTCCTCGGGCGGGCTCATCGCCGCCTGGGTTGCCGCGAACGAGCCTGCGCACATCGCGGGGGTGTTATTCGAAGATCCGCCGTTCTTCTCCACCGAGCCGGCGCGCATGCCGCAGCAGTTCAACTACGTCGACCTCGCGTCCCCCGCACACGAATTCCTCCAACAGGACACCGAAACCGACTTCGCAAGTTGGTACATGGAACACAACGCCTGGCTGCGCTACTTCGGAAACGGCCGTGCGGGCATCGCCCGGCACGCGCGCAACTACCGGACGGCGCACCCCGATTCCCCGCTGTCCATCTGGTTCTTTCCTCCGGGGGTGAACAGGTCGTTCCAGTTCATGCACGAGTTCGACCCGGCCTTCGCCGACGCGTTCTATACCTGCCAGTGGCAGGGCGATTTCGACCAGCAAGCGACCCTTGAGGCGGTCGGCGTCCCGTCGATCCTGGTACACGCGAACTGGCGGATCACGGACGCGGGCATCCTCGAAGGAGCCATGACCGACGATGACGCTTCACGCGCCTGCACCGCACTGCCGAACTGCCGTATCGAACGCGTGAACACCGGCCACGGATTCCACGGCGAAGACCCGCGCACCTTCGTCAGGCTCCTCCGCGAACTCCGTGACAGCATCGGGTTACGGTCGCGGAGGGAATACCCCGGCGCAGATGGGGAAGACCTGGCCCTCCACTGA